A genomic stretch from Kribbella amoyensis includes:
- a CDS encoding glycine--tRNA ligase, which yields MPVDTVDAVVSLSKRRGFVYPCGEIYGGTKSAWDYGPLGVELKNNVRTQWWRAMVTSRDDVVGLDSSVILPTKVWEASGHLSEFVDPLTECQACHKRFRDDHLREDYARRKNKDADEVKLDEIACPNCGNKATFTEPRMFNGLLKTYLGPVESEEGLHYLRPETAQGIFVNFANVMGTARKKPPFGIAQVGKSFRNEITPGNFIFRTREFEQMEMEFFVAPGSDEDWHEYWLKARWDWYLGLGLNPDNMRFYEHPQDKLSHYSKRTVDIEYRFNFGGKEFDELEGIANRTDFDLSTHSKHSGADLSYFDQEKGERWTPYVIEPAAGLTRNVLAFLLDAYTEDEAPNAKGGVDKRTVLRFDPRLAPVKAAVLPLSRNAELSPKAKDLAAELRGFWNVDFDDAGAIGRRYRRQDEIGTPYCITVDFDTLDDQAVTIRERDSMKQERVALTEVSGYLAQRLVGC from the coding sequence GTGCCCGTGGACACCGTCGATGCCGTCGTCAGCCTGAGCAAGCGCAGAGGCTTCGTCTATCCGTGCGGCGAGATCTACGGCGGGACCAAGTCGGCCTGGGACTACGGACCGCTCGGGGTGGAGCTGAAGAACAACGTCCGGACCCAGTGGTGGCGGGCGATGGTGACCAGCCGCGACGACGTGGTCGGGCTGGACTCGTCGGTGATCCTGCCGACCAAGGTATGGGAGGCGTCCGGGCACCTGTCCGAGTTCGTCGACCCGCTGACCGAGTGCCAGGCCTGCCACAAGCGGTTCCGCGACGACCACCTCCGCGAGGACTACGCCCGGCGGAAGAACAAGGACGCCGACGAGGTCAAGCTCGACGAGATCGCCTGCCCGAACTGCGGCAACAAGGCCACCTTCACCGAGCCGCGGATGTTCAACGGGCTGCTGAAGACCTACCTCGGCCCGGTCGAGTCCGAGGAAGGGCTGCACTACCTGCGGCCCGAGACCGCGCAGGGCATCTTCGTCAACTTCGCCAACGTGATGGGCACCGCGCGCAAGAAGCCGCCGTTCGGGATCGCCCAGGTGGGCAAGAGCTTCCGCAACGAGATCACCCCGGGCAACTTCATCTTCCGCACCCGTGAGTTCGAGCAGATGGAGATGGAGTTCTTCGTCGCGCCCGGGTCGGACGAGGACTGGCACGAGTACTGGCTGAAGGCGCGCTGGGACTGGTACCTCGGGCTCGGCCTGAACCCGGACAACATGCGCTTCTACGAGCACCCGCAGGACAAGCTCAGCCACTACTCCAAGCGCACCGTCGACATCGAGTACCGGTTCAACTTCGGCGGCAAGGAGTTCGACGAGCTCGAGGGCATCGCGAACCGGACCGACTTCGACCTGTCCACGCACTCCAAGCACTCCGGCGCCGACCTGTCGTACTTCGACCAGGAGAAGGGCGAGCGCTGGACGCCGTACGTGATCGAGCCGGCCGCCGGGCTGACCCGCAACGTGCTCGCCTTCCTGCTCGACGCGTACACCGAGGACGAGGCGCCGAACGCGAAGGGCGGCGTGGACAAGCGGACCGTGCTGCGGTTCGACCCGCGCCTCGCCCCGGTCAAGGCGGCCGTGCTGCCGCTGTCGCGCAACGCCGAGCTCTCGCCGAAGGCCAAGGACCTGGCCGCCGAACTGCGCGGCTTCTGGAACGTCGACTTCGACGACGCGGGCGCGATCGGCCGCCGGTACCGCCGGCAGGACGAGATCGGGACGCCGTACTGCATCACCGTGGACTTCGACACCCTGGACGACCAGGCCGTGACGATCCGGGAACGGGACTCGATGAAGCAGGAGCGGGTCGCGCTGACCGAGGTGTCCGGCTACCTGGCCCAGCGACTGGTGGGCTGCTGA
- a CDS encoding MerR family transcriptional regulator has protein sequence MALRPVDLARQAGISTQLVRNYEAAGVLPPAPRTDSGYRQYDEDHLAALLTYRALAPGFGAESATAIMRAVHDGDLALAYRVVDATHATVNEQRLATDAMSTALGAAAEQFLDAEPPTGPALRVGELAHRLGIRTSALRVWESAGLLLPTRERGTNYRRYTPDQIRDARIITMLRQGRYGFDQIRPVLDGLRQTGSTEALRAAVAERRAAHDRRTRAMLHGAALLHAYLERA, from the coding sequence ATGGCGCTGCGACCGGTCGACCTGGCTCGCCAGGCCGGGATCTCGACCCAGCTCGTCCGCAACTACGAGGCCGCCGGGGTTCTGCCGCCCGCACCGCGGACCGACAGCGGGTACAGGCAGTACGACGAGGACCACCTCGCCGCGCTGCTCACGTACCGTGCGCTGGCGCCCGGGTTCGGTGCGGAGAGCGCGACCGCGATCATGCGGGCCGTGCACGACGGCGACCTGGCCCTCGCGTACCGGGTCGTGGACGCGACGCATGCGACCGTGAACGAGCAGCGGCTGGCCACCGACGCGATGAGTACCGCCTTGGGCGCGGCGGCCGAGCAGTTCCTCGACGCGGAGCCGCCGACCGGACCGGCGTTGCGGGTCGGCGAACTGGCTCACCGCCTCGGTATCAGGACGTCCGCGCTGCGCGTCTGGGAGTCGGCCGGGTTGCTGCTGCCGACCCGCGAGCGCGGGACGAACTACCGCCGGTACACGCCGGACCAGATCCGGGACGCGCGGATCATCACCATGCTCCGTCAGGGTCGGTACGGCTTCGACCAGATCCGGCCCGTCCTCGACGGTCTCCGCCAGACCGGGAGTACGGAGGCTCTCCGCGCCGCTGTCGCCGAGCGCCGGGCGGCCCACGACCGGCGGACCAGGGCGATGCTGCACGGTGCCGCGCTGCTGCACGCGTACCTCGAACGAGCTTGA
- the dusB gene encoding tRNA dihydrouridine synthase DusB: MLQLGNLTIDTPVVLAPMAGITNAAYRRLCAEQGAGLYVCEMITSRGIVEGDQKSLDMLTFDERETVRSVQLYGVDPVYIGRAVEILCDSYGVAHIDLNFGCPVPKVTRKGGGAALPWKRNLLGAILDAAVKSAGPYGIPVTMKTRIGIDADHQTYLDAGRIAAESGCAAIGLHGRTAAQAYSGQADWTKIAELVEHTSIPVLGNGDIWEAADALRMVEETGCAGVIVGRGCLGRPWLFRDLAIAFAGGEALNLPTLGEVAVVMRRHAELLAELMGEQRGLRDFRKHVPWYLKGFPAGGELRAALGMVDSLARLDELLAELDPVVPFPVAELGAPRGRQGSPRDHIVLPYGWLDDTDGLNTDLADAEIGVSGG; encoded by the coding sequence ATGCTCCAGCTCGGGAACCTCACGATCGACACCCCGGTGGTGCTCGCACCGATGGCGGGCATCACCAACGCGGCGTACCGGCGGTTGTGCGCGGAGCAGGGCGCCGGTCTGTACGTGTGCGAGATGATCACCTCGCGCGGCATCGTCGAGGGCGACCAGAAGAGCCTCGACATGCTCACGTTCGACGAGCGGGAGACGGTCCGCTCGGTCCAGTTGTACGGCGTGGACCCGGTCTACATCGGCCGCGCGGTCGAGATCCTCTGTGACTCCTACGGCGTCGCCCACATCGACCTGAACTTCGGCTGCCCGGTCCCGAAGGTGACCCGCAAGGGCGGCGGCGCGGCCCTGCCCTGGAAGCGGAACCTGCTCGGCGCGATCCTGGACGCCGCGGTCAAGTCGGCCGGTCCGTACGGCATCCCGGTGACGATGAAGACCCGGATCGGCATCGACGCCGACCACCAGACGTACCTGGACGCCGGCCGGATCGCCGCGGAGTCCGGGTGTGCCGCGATCGGCCTGCACGGACGGACCGCGGCCCAGGCGTACTCCGGCCAGGCCGACTGGACCAAGATCGCCGAACTGGTCGAGCACACCTCGATCCCGGTGCTCGGCAACGGTGACATCTGGGAGGCGGCCGACGCGCTCCGGATGGTCGAGGAGACCGGGTGCGCCGGCGTGATCGTGGGACGGGGGTGCCTCGGCCGGCCGTGGTTGTTCCGGGACCTGGCGATCGCGTTCGCGGGTGGGGAGGCGCTCAATCTGCCGACGCTGGGCGAGGTGGCCGTGGTGATGCGCCGGCACGCGGAGCTGCTCGCCGAGTTGATGGGGGAGCAGCGCGGACTGCGGGACTTCCGCAAGCACGTCCCGTGGTATCTGAAGGGCTTCCCGGCCGGCGGCGAACTGCGGGCCGCCCTCGGCATGGTGGACTCGCTGGCCCGGCTGGACGAGCTGCTCGCCGAGCTGGACCCGGTGGTCCCGTTCCCGGTGGCCGAGCTCGGAGCGCCGCGCGGCCGGCAGGGTTCGCCACGGGACCACATCGTGTTGCCGTACGGCTGGCTGGACGACACCGACGGGCTGAACACGGACCTGGCCGACGCGGAGATCGGCGTCTCCGGCGGCTGA
- a CDS encoding TetR/AcrR family transcriptional regulator, with protein sequence MPIDTATAQRQVLDAADSLFYERGVQAVGMDAIRAASGVSLKRLYQLFPSKDALIEAYLDQRDRLWKQMLQEHLDAATDPRERILAVFDFLYSWFTQRDFRGCAFINSFGELGAVSPRVAELAQEHKAGFRRALTELAEAAGARDPEQLSDHLILLSEGAITTSAISGSPEPAKRAREAAELLMDASLPS encoded by the coding sequence ATGCCGATCGACACGGCGACCGCGCAGCGGCAGGTGCTCGACGCCGCCGACTCGCTGTTCTACGAGCGCGGCGTGCAGGCGGTCGGGATGGACGCCATCCGGGCCGCGTCGGGCGTCTCGCTGAAGCGGCTGTACCAGCTCTTCCCGTCCAAGGACGCGCTGATCGAGGCGTACCTGGACCAGCGCGACCGGCTCTGGAAGCAGATGCTGCAGGAGCACCTGGACGCGGCGACCGATCCGCGCGAGCGCATCCTCGCGGTGTTCGACTTCCTCTACAGCTGGTTCACCCAGCGCGACTTCCGCGGCTGTGCGTTCATCAACTCGTTCGGCGAGCTGGGCGCGGTGTCGCCGCGCGTCGCCGAGCTCGCCCAGGAGCACAAGGCCGGGTTCCGGCGCGCGCTCACCGAGCTCGCCGAGGCGGCCGGCGCCCGCGACCCCGAGCAGCTGTCGGACCACCTCATCCTGCTCAGCGAGGGTGCGATCACCACGTCCGCGATCTCGGGTTCGCCGGAGCCCGCCAAGCGCGCCCGCGAGGCCGCCGAACTGTTGATGGACGCCTCCCTGCCGTCCTGA
- a CDS encoding serine hydrolase domain-containing protein → MTDWSARLAELAAAADVPGAVLGIWADGNEIVEPYGLLNRRTGVETTADSVFHLGSISKPWTSTLIVQLAAEGRLDLDDPVVNLLPEASIDPRITVRQLLTHTSGLDGDVFTDTGRGDDCLERYVTLLADVDQLFEPGTAYSYCNAGFVLLGRIVEVLDGRSWDASLRARLVEPLGLEATVTLPEEAILHRAAVGHVATDGATVSTWQLPRSLGPAGLIATTASDLLRFARTHLNDDRYAGMREPQVRYPDGAGGITGIGLSWRLYDWGGRRLFGHDGTTIGQLAFLRVDPEARLAVCLLTNSGKAPALFESVVDEVFTEYVGVGVPAPPQPAADASTDDRHVGRYERASAALEVLRRDGKLVLTFQATGDRLAFAEEPVHEYELVPAEPLDGDHFVTRESAGQPWVPVTFEPGYLFTSGRVTPRVQG, encoded by the coding sequence ATGACGGACTGGAGCGCTCGCCTGGCCGAGCTCGCCGCTGCCGCCGACGTGCCGGGGGCCGTGCTCGGGATCTGGGCGGACGGCAACGAGATCGTCGAGCCGTACGGGCTGCTCAACCGGCGGACCGGGGTGGAGACGACCGCGGACTCGGTGTTCCATCTCGGCTCGATCAGCAAGCCGTGGACCTCGACGCTGATCGTCCAGCTGGCCGCCGAGGGCCGGTTGGACCTGGACGACCCGGTCGTCAACCTGTTGCCCGAGGCCTCGATCGACCCGCGGATCACGGTCCGGCAATTGCTCACCCACACCAGCGGCCTGGACGGGGACGTGTTCACCGACACCGGCCGCGGCGACGACTGCCTCGAACGGTACGTCACGCTGCTGGCCGACGTGGACCAGTTGTTCGAGCCCGGGACCGCGTACTCGTACTGCAACGCGGGCTTCGTCCTGCTCGGCCGGATCGTCGAGGTGCTCGACGGGCGGAGCTGGGACGCCTCGCTCCGGGCCCGCCTGGTCGAGCCGCTGGGCCTGGAAGCCACGGTCACGTTGCCCGAGGAGGCGATCCTGCATCGTGCCGCGGTCGGCCATGTCGCGACCGACGGCGCCACGGTGAGCACCTGGCAGTTGCCGCGCAGCCTCGGTCCGGCCGGGCTCATCGCGACCACAGCGAGCGACCTGCTGCGGTTCGCGCGGACGCACCTGAACGACGACCGGTACGCCGGGATGCGCGAGCCCCAGGTCCGGTACCCGGATGGTGCCGGCGGGATCACCGGGATCGGGCTGAGCTGGCGGCTGTACGACTGGGGTGGGCGGCGGTTGTTCGGTCACGACGGCACGACGATCGGGCAGCTCGCGTTCCTGCGGGTCGATCCGGAGGCGCGGCTCGCCGTCTGCCTGCTGACGAACTCGGGCAAGGCACCCGCGCTGTTCGAGTCCGTGGTCGACGAGGTGTTCACCGAGTACGTCGGGGTCGGGGTGCCGGCGCCGCCGCAACCGGCCGCGGACGCCTCGACCGACGACCGGCACGTCGGCCGGTACGAGCGGGCCAGTGCCGCGTTGGAGGTGCTCCGGCGGGACGGCAAGCTGGTGCTCACCTTCCAGGCGACGGGCGACCGGCTCGCGTTCGCGGAGGAGCCCGTGCACGAGTACGAGCTGGTCCCGGCCGAACCGCTGGACGGCGACCACTTCGTCACCCGCGAGTCCGCCGGCCAGCCGTGGGTCCCGGTGACCTTCGAGCCCGGCTACCTGTTCACCTCGGGCCGCGTGACGCCGCGGGTCCAGGGCTGA
- the mug gene encoding G/U mismatch-specific DNA glycosylase, translating to MQELPDVIAPGLRVLFCGINPGLVSAETGHHFARPGNRFWPALHLSGFTPRQLLPAEQGELPALGLGITNVVDRPSARADELSKAEFVEGGRRLEKKVLEYAPSWLAVVGVTAYRDAFSEPKARMGRQERTIGPTRVWILPNPSGLNAHYTLPKLAAAFAELRELSSAP from the coding sequence ATGCAGGAGTTGCCGGATGTGATCGCGCCCGGGTTGCGGGTGTTGTTCTGCGGGATCAATCCCGGGCTGGTGTCGGCCGAGACCGGGCACCACTTCGCCCGGCCGGGGAACCGGTTCTGGCCGGCGCTGCACCTGTCCGGCTTCACGCCGCGGCAACTGCTCCCGGCCGAGCAGGGTGAGCTGCCGGCCCTCGGTCTCGGGATCACCAACGTGGTGGACCGGCCGAGCGCACGGGCCGACGAGTTGTCCAAGGCCGAGTTCGTCGAGGGCGGGCGCCGGCTGGAGAAGAAGGTGCTCGAGTACGCCCCCAGCTGGCTCGCGGTCGTCGGCGTCACGGCGTACCGTGACGCGTTCTCGGAGCCGAAGGCGCGGATGGGCCGGCAGGAACGCACGATCGGCCCGACCCGGGTCTGGATCCTGCCGAACCCGAGCGGGCTGAACGCGCACTACACACTGCCCAAACTCGCCGCCGCCTTCGCCGAACTCCGCGAGCTCAGCTCGGCGCCCTGA
- a CDS encoding ATP-binding protein, whose protein sequence is MTSAPLELPRKTGELRAAGFVPRSIKAELRDNLLTKLRAGEDPWPGIVGFSRTVVPQLERALLAGHDVVLLGERGQGKTRLLRTLIGLLDEWTPVIEGAELPEHPLDPITPASQRRAAELGDDLPVTWLHRDLRYAEKLATPDTSVGDLIGDVDPVKVAEGRSLGDPETIHFGLVPRAHRGIVAINELPDLAERIQVALLNVMEERDIQVRGYTLRLPLDVLLVATANPEDYTNRGRIITPLKDRFGAEVRTHYPLDVDAEVEVVRQEAELTAEVGEPLLEVLARFVRHLRESTSIDQRSGVSARFAVAAAETVAAAALRRSAITGEEPAVARPVDLEAVPAVLRGKLEFEPGEEGREAELLEYLLRRSVADTARERFAGLDLTPLAQAVADGHLVTTGERVPGRDVLGALPELPVLHDVAARAGVDPDDSPGRIAAAIELALEALYLSKRLAKDADDDTTVYGA, encoded by the coding sequence GTGACCAGTGCACCCCTGGAACTGCCCCGTAAGACCGGCGAGCTGCGCGCCGCCGGATTCGTCCCCCGCAGCATCAAGGCGGAACTCCGGGACAACCTGCTGACCAAGCTCCGAGCCGGCGAGGACCCGTGGCCCGGCATCGTCGGCTTCTCCCGGACCGTCGTCCCCCAGCTCGAACGTGCCCTGCTCGCCGGGCACGACGTCGTCCTCCTCGGTGAGCGTGGCCAGGGCAAGACCCGGCTGCTGCGCACCCTGATCGGTCTGCTCGACGAGTGGACCCCGGTGATCGAGGGAGCGGAGCTGCCCGAGCACCCGCTCGACCCGATCACGCCCGCATCGCAACGCCGGGCCGCCGAGCTCGGTGACGACCTCCCGGTCACCTGGCTGCACCGCGACCTGCGGTACGCCGAGAAGCTGGCGACCCCGGACACGTCCGTCGGTGACCTGATCGGTGACGTGGACCCGGTCAAGGTGGCCGAGGGCCGCAGCCTCGGTGACCCTGAAACGATCCACTTCGGCCTGGTGCCGCGGGCGCACCGCGGCATCGTCGCGATCAACGAGCTGCCCGACCTGGCCGAGCGGATCCAGGTCGCGCTGCTCAACGTGATGGAGGAGCGCGACATCCAGGTCCGCGGCTACACCCTCCGGCTGCCGCTCGACGTGTTGCTGGTGGCAACGGCCAACCCGGAGGACTACACCAACCGCGGCCGCATCATCACCCCGTTGAAGGACCGGTTCGGCGCCGAGGTCCGGACCCACTACCCGCTCGACGTGGACGCCGAGGTGGAAGTGGTCCGGCAGGAGGCCGAGCTGACCGCCGAGGTCGGCGAGCCACTGCTGGAGGTGCTGGCCCGGTTCGTCCGGCACCTGCGCGAGTCCACCTCGATCGACCAGCGGTCCGGTGTCTCCGCGCGGTTCGCGGTCGCCGCGGCCGAGACGGTCGCCGCCGCGGCCCTGCGGCGCAGCGCGATCACCGGTGAGGAGCCGGCGGTGGCGCGGCCGGTCGACCTCGAGGCGGTTCCGGCCGTCCTGCGCGGCAAGCTGGAGTTCGAGCCCGGCGAGGAAGGGCGCGAGGCGGAACTGCTGGAGTACCTGCTCCGGCGCTCGGTCGCCGACACCGCGCGGGAGCGGTTCGCCGGCCTCGACCTCACCCCGCTCGCGCAGGCCGTTGCCGACGGCCACCTTGTCACCACCGGCGAACGCGTCCCCGGCCGGGACGTCCTCGGTGCCCTGCCCGAGCTGCCCGTGCTGCACGACGTGGCCGCCCGCGCGGGCGTCGACCCGGACGACTCGCCGGGCCGCATCGCCGCCGCGATCGAGCTGGCGTTGGAGGCGCTGTACCTGTCGAAACGCCTGGCCAAGGACGCCGACGACGACACCACGGTCTACGGAGCCTGA
- the ligD gene encoding non-homologous end-joining DNA ligase: MASKPDETRDGVGLTNLDQPLFDGAEATKRDLVDYLDAVHERILPELRERPLSVLRIRPGQEPFMQKNVPKYTPDYVKTVTVWAEASKREVSYALCDDRKTLLWFANQRAVEYHPTLMRADRWDRVTHLVLDLDPPEGETFGLAVQAAHLVRQALTDCGLAGAVKTSGAKGVHVIVPIDDQLPIEDAAAATRAIAARAERIDPDLATTAYIKQDRGGRVFIDSTRAGGATVAAAYSPRIRPGAPVSFPVGWDDIDQVTPRDFTIRNTPKLLGDRDPWAEQLPAPQTVPADVLEEGRAIPVARVQAMHEGKRRKRARREAGEEV, encoded by the coding sequence ATGGCGAGCAAGCCGGACGAGACACGTGACGGGGTCGGCCTGACCAACCTGGACCAGCCGTTGTTCGACGGGGCCGAGGCGACCAAGCGGGACCTGGTCGACTACCTGGACGCCGTCCACGAGCGGATCCTGCCCGAGCTGCGGGAGCGGCCGTTGTCGGTGCTCCGGATCCGGCCGGGCCAGGAGCCGTTCATGCAGAAGAACGTGCCCAAGTACACGCCCGACTACGTCAAGACCGTGACGGTGTGGGCCGAGGCGTCCAAGCGCGAGGTGTCGTACGCGCTGTGCGACGACCGGAAGACGCTGCTGTGGTTCGCGAACCAGCGCGCGGTCGAGTACCACCCGACGCTGATGCGCGCGGACCGCTGGGACCGGGTCACCCACCTCGTCCTGGACCTCGATCCACCCGAGGGGGAGACGTTCGGCCTCGCGGTCCAGGCCGCGCACCTGGTCCGGCAGGCGCTGACCGACTGCGGGCTGGCCGGCGCGGTGAAGACGAGCGGCGCGAAAGGCGTCCACGTGATCGTGCCGATCGACGACCAGTTGCCGATCGAGGACGCCGCCGCGGCGACCCGCGCGATCGCGGCCCGCGCCGAGCGGATCGACCCGGACCTGGCGACCACGGCGTACATCAAGCAGGACCGGGGCGGGCGCGTGTTCATCGACTCGACCCGGGCCGGTGGTGCGACCGTTGCCGCGGCCTACAGTCCACGGATCCGGCCAGGTGCGCCGGTGTCGTTCCCGGTCGGCTGGGACGACATCGACCAGGTCACGCCGCGCGACTTCACCATCCGCAACACCCCGAAGCTGCTCGGCGACCGCGATCCGTGGGCGGAGCAACTTCCCGCGCCCCAGACGGTACCGGCCGACGTCCTGGAAGAAGGCCGGGCGATCCCGGTCGCCCGGGTCCAAGCCATGCACGAAGGCAAACGCCGCAAACGAGCCCGCCGCGAAGCCGGCGAGGAGGTCTGA
- a CDS encoding Clp protease N-terminal domain-containing protein produces MTPVPDLQQLIDLIRTDAGSDDVLAQLATASTTITELTDTSDAALGYFVDQARAAGRSWLEISSVLGVSKQAAHKRFADSASAKPSFERFTARTRSVLEAAPGVARQHNHPFVGTEHLLLALYTQPEGVAAKVLDGRGLTEQAVTDAVQAIAPDGSADQLPADDVALPMTPFAVSVLKYTLDEALGLGHNYIGTEHLLLSLYRHPGGVAAQVLQRLGLNGDAAREAVKAALLELMRAK; encoded by the coding sequence ATGACGCCAGTACCCGATCTCCAGCAACTCATCGACCTCATCCGGACCGACGCCGGCAGCGACGACGTCCTCGCGCAGCTGGCGACCGCCTCGACCACGATCACCGAGCTGACCGACACCTCCGACGCCGCCCTCGGATACTTCGTCGACCAGGCCCGGGCAGCGGGCAGATCGTGGCTCGAGATCAGTAGCGTGCTCGGCGTCAGCAAGCAGGCCGCGCACAAGCGGTTCGCGGACTCCGCGTCCGCCAAGCCGTCGTTCGAGCGCTTCACGGCTCGGACGAGGTCGGTCCTCGAAGCCGCCCCAGGCGTCGCCCGCCAGCACAACCATCCGTTCGTCGGTACCGAGCACCTGCTGCTCGCGCTCTACACCCAGCCCGAGGGGGTCGCGGCCAAGGTTCTCGACGGTCGTGGGCTCACCGAGCAGGCCGTGACCGACGCCGTGCAGGCGATCGCGCCGGACGGCTCGGCGGACCAGCTGCCCGCCGACGACGTCGCGCTGCCGATGACTCCGTTTGCGGTGAGCGTGCTGAAGTACACGCTGGACGAAGCGCTGGGCCTGGGCCACAACTACATCGGCACCGAACACCTACTGCTCTCGCTCTATCGCCACCCAGGCGGGGTCGCGGCCCAGGTGCTGCAACGGTTGGGGCTGAATGGGGACGCGGCCCGAGAGGCGGTCAAGGCCGCTCTGCTGGAGCTGATGCGCGCCAAGTAG
- a CDS encoding alpha/beta hydrolase, protein MTDKATTVVLVHGAFADAASWNGVIDTLQKTGIQVQAIANPLRGLSLDAAYLESVVRGIDGPVLLVGHSYGGAVINAAAPKLGNVVGLVHVAAFVPDAGESLAGISARFPETPFGAAIRPSLFPLADGTEAPEVHLDAALYHEVFAADLPEAVTRVLAVAQRPIAVLGLEEEMPVEPGWKKLPSWTVVSTQDNAIHPEAQRFMAQRSGGTVVEIEGSHSVAVSQPEAVADVILKALS, encoded by the coding sequence ATGACCGACAAGGCCACCACCGTCGTCCTCGTCCACGGCGCCTTCGCGGACGCCGCCAGCTGGAACGGCGTCATCGACACCCTGCAGAAGACCGGGATCCAGGTCCAGGCGATCGCGAACCCGTTGCGCGGGCTCAGCCTGGACGCGGCGTACCTGGAGAGCGTGGTCCGGGGGATCGACGGCCCCGTCCTCCTGGTCGGCCACTCGTACGGCGGCGCCGTGATCAACGCGGCCGCGCCCAAGCTCGGCAACGTCGTCGGCCTGGTCCACGTCGCTGCCTTCGTCCCGGACGCGGGGGAGAGCCTGGCCGGGATCTCCGCGAGGTTCCCGGAGACTCCGTTCGGCGCGGCGATCCGGCCGTCGTTGTTCCCGCTGGCCGACGGGACCGAGGCGCCCGAGGTTCACCTGGACGCCGCGCTGTACCACGAGGTGTTCGCCGCTGACCTGCCCGAGGCGGTGACCCGGGTCCTCGCCGTGGCGCAGCGGCCGATCGCGGTGCTCGGCCTGGAGGAGGAGATGCCGGTCGAGCCGGGCTGGAAGAAGCTGCCGTCGTGGACCGTGGTCTCCACCCAGGACAACGCGATCCACCCGGAGGCGCAGCGGTTCATGGCCCAGCGATCCGGCGGCACGGTCGTCGAGATCGAGGGCTCCCACTCGGTCGCGGTCTCCCAGCCGGAAGCGGTCGCCGACGTCATCCTCAAGGCACTGAGCTGA
- a CDS encoding alpha/beta hydrolase, translating into MTVLEPAAQAFADATATPPFLFQLPPAEGRKLVDEVQTTDYPKLEIDEEWVTAADGTKARIVRPAGSTGVLPVILYIHGAGWVFGNAHTHDRLVRELAVGAGAAVVFPEYDLSPEVRYPHALEQAYAVARWIVAEGGNNGLDADRIAIAGDSVGGNLTAAVTLLAKERGDVTFRQQVLFYPVTDASFDTASYREFAEGYFLQRDGMKWFWDQYTTDEAERNQITASPLRATIEQLSGLPTALVITGEADVLRDEGEAYASKLREAGVAVTAVRFAGIIHDFVMLDALRDTQAANAAIDLAVRTLKSALA; encoded by the coding sequence ATGACCGTTCTGGAGCCTGCCGCCCAAGCCTTCGCCGACGCGACCGCCACCCCGCCGTTCCTGTTCCAGCTGCCGCCCGCCGAGGGCCGCAAGCTGGTCGACGAGGTGCAGACGACCGACTACCCGAAGCTCGAGATCGACGAGGAGTGGGTCACCGCCGCCGACGGCACCAAGGCGCGGATCGTCCGCCCGGCCGGGAGTACCGGGGTGCTGCCGGTGATCCTGTACATCCACGGCGCGGGCTGGGTCTTCGGCAACGCGCACACCCACGACCGGCTGGTCCGCGAGCTCGCGGTCGGCGCCGGCGCCGCGGTGGTCTTCCCGGAGTACGACCTGTCGCCCGAGGTGCGGTACCCGCACGCGCTCGAGCAGGCCTACGCGGTGGCCCGCTGGATCGTGGCCGAGGGCGGCAACAACGGCCTGGACGCCGACCGGATCGCGATTGCCGGCGACTCCGTCGGCGGCAACCTGACGGCCGCGGTCACGCTGCTCGCGAAGGAGCGCGGCGACGTGACGTTCCGCCAGCAGGTGTTGTTCTACCCGGTCACGGACGCGTCCTTCGACACCGCCTCGTACCGCGAGTTCGCCGAGGGCTACTTCCTCCAGCGGGACGGGATGAAGTGGTTCTGGGACCAGTACACGACCGACGAGGCCGAGCGGAACCAGATCACCGCGTCGCCGCTGCGGGCCACGATCGAGCAGCTGTCCGGGCTGCCGACCGCGCTCGTGATCACCGGTGAGGCCGACGTGCTCCGGGACGAGGGCGAGGCGTACGCGAGCAAGCTCCGCGAGGCCGGCGTCGCCGTTACCGCGGTCCGGTTCGCCGGCATCATCCACGACTTCGTGATGCTCGACGCCCTCCGCGACACCCAGGCCGCGAACGCCGCCATCGACCTCGCCGTCCGCACCCTCAAGTCCGCCCTCGCCTGA